The Streptomyces pactum genome contains a region encoding:
- a CDS encoding ISL3 family transposase translates to MHDVNTLVATVFSGLSALVIEDVANGGEIVRVAARTRDVPVPCPMGGVETGRVHGYHGRTVRDVPVDGRQVVVRVRIRRLVCPVLGCRRQTFREQVPGLLERHQRRTTRLTGQLSELVKELCGRASARLARSLAVPVSYASALRLLRRVPVPEVRIPRVIGVDDFALRRRQSYATIIINAETGERIEVLPGREAATLEAWLCGHPGIEAVCRDGSATYAEAVRRALPDAVQISDRWHLWHNLTEAVRKEVATHSTCWAKEGPPPAEGRQAATTRERWQQVHALRERGVGLLECARRLNLAMNTVKRYDRVTEPERLIRAPKYRPTLVDPYRDHLRKRRLENPAVPVTHLLQEIRDLGYTGSSNLLVRCVNQGRVEADRPALSPRRLARYLLTRPDRLKDHQRERIEAARTACHEMTALADLIHRFAVLLDPADGNAALLSTWITSAQAEDLPHLHAFTRGLEKDRAAVDAAITLPHHNGGTEGVNNKTKLIKRQMYGRASFPLLRHRILLG, encoded by the coding sequence GTGCATGATGTGAACACGCTTGTAGCAACGGTGTTTTCAGGGTTGTCGGCGTTGGTCATCGAGGATGTGGCGAACGGTGGCGAGATAGTCCGGGTTGCGGCCCGGACCCGGGATGTTCCCGTTCCCTGTCCGATGGGCGGTGTCGAGACGGGGAGGGTCCACGGGTATCACGGCCGGACGGTGCGGGATGTGCCGGTCGACGGCCGACAGGTCGTGGTCCGGGTGAGGATACGACGGCTGGTCTGTCCGGTCCTGGGCTGCAGGCGGCAGACCTTCCGAGAGCAGGTCCCCGGGCTTCTGGAGCGCCATCAGCGCCGCACCACACGTCTGACCGGCCAGCTCTCTGAGCTGGTCAAGGAGTTATGCGGCCGGGCGTCCGCCCGACTCGCCCGATCGCTGGCCGTGCCCGTGTCGTACGCCTCTGCCCTGCGGCTGCTGCGGCGGGTGCCCGTGCCGGAGGTGCGGATCCCGCGGGTGATCGGGGTCGACGACTTCGCCCTGCGGCGCCGGCAGAGCTACGCCACGATCATCATCAACGCCGAGACCGGTGAGCGAATCGAGGTACTGCCCGGCCGCGAAGCCGCCACTCTGGAAGCCTGGCTGTGCGGACATCCGGGCATCGAGGCCGTGTGCCGGGACGGATCGGCCACCTACGCCGAGGCGGTCCGCCGAGCCCTGCCCGACGCGGTCCAGATCAGCGACCGCTGGCACCTGTGGCACAACCTCACCGAGGCCGTCCGCAAAGAAGTCGCCACGCACAGCACCTGCTGGGCGAAAGAGGGCCCGCCCCCGGCTGAGGGGAGACAGGCCGCCACCACCCGCGAGCGCTGGCAACAGGTCCACGCCCTGCGCGAGCGCGGAGTCGGACTTCTGGAGTGCGCACGGCGCCTGAACCTCGCCATGAACACCGTCAAGCGCTATGACCGCGTCACCGAGCCCGAGCGCCTCATCCGCGCCCCCAAATACCGGCCCACCCTTGTGGATCCCTACCGCGATCACCTGCGCAAGCGCCGACTGGAGAACCCGGCCGTCCCCGTCACCCATCTCCTCCAGGAGATCAGGGACCTGGGCTACACCGGCAGCTCGAACCTGCTGGTTCGCTGCGTCAACCAGGGCCGTGTCGAGGCCGACCGGCCCGCCCTCTCGCCCCGTCGCCTGGCCCGCTACCTGCTCACCCGTCCCGACCGCCTCAAGGACCACCAGCGGGAACGTATCGAGGCCGCCCGCACTGCCTGCCACGAAATGACCGCTCTGGCCGACCTCATCCACCGCTTCGCCGTGCTGCTGGATCCCGCCGACGGCAATGCCGCCCTGCTGAGCACCTGGATCACCTCGGCCCAGGCCGAGGACCTGCCCCACCTGCATGCCTTCACCCGGGGCCTCGAGAAGGACCGCGCCGCAGTCGACGCCGCCATCACCCTGCCGCA
- a CDS encoding PIN domain-containing protein, with amino-acid sequence MNLTAVLDHTALAALYRADSFFTGLYIEASRGTGRVIIPSLSVLAAERQVAGAGKHAASLRFAENVPFTAAHAVDAMDWTNVDWPVAHAAAIAWHAVKAGEPLTVLSLEPELYAGTGITPLNPT; translated from the coding sequence ATGAACCTGACGGCCGTCCTGGACCACACGGCTCTGGCAGCCCTGTACCGCGCGGACTCCTTCTTCACGGGCCTCTACATCGAGGCATCGCGCGGCACCGGCCGTGTCATCATCCCCTCCCTCTCCGTGCTCGCTGCCGAACGGCAGGTTGCGGGCGCTGGCAAGCACGCGGCATCCCTGCGGTTCGCGGAGAACGTTCCGTTCACCGCAGCGCACGCAGTGGACGCGATGGACTGGACAAACGTGGACTGGCCGGTGGCCCACGCTGCTGCGATCGCCTGGCACGCGGTCAAGGCGGGCGAGCCGCTCACGGTCCTGTCGCTGGAACCCGAGTTGTACGCGGGTACCGGCATCACTCCGCTGAACCCCACCTGA
- a CDS encoding SUKH-4 family immunity protein, with product MNIDLVNLGIVHGGAELIVPHEFFSYRSLDSLEAVESDSGKALIRFGVFGLSVSVYLDQDSQEVLYGLNPGDVNIVNTSFPHFTQCVLRLSEMFPFYAEDSDADEWEEAAQRVEDVIREIDPSAYREGSFWYEFRWDVTTGDFHD from the coding sequence ATGAATATTGATCTCGTCAACCTTGGTATCGTGCACGGTGGGGCAGAGTTGATCGTTCCGCATGAATTTTTCTCCTATCGGTCGCTTGATTCACTCGAAGCGGTTGAGTCGGATTCCGGGAAGGCGCTGATTCGTTTCGGCGTGTTTGGCCTGAGTGTCTCCGTGTACCTCGACCAAGACTCGCAGGAGGTTCTGTACGGACTGAACCCCGGAGACGTCAATATCGTCAACACTTCATTCCCGCATTTTACTCAGTGCGTCCTCCGGTTGAGTGAAATGTTCCCGTTCTATGCTGAAGACAGCGATGCCGACGAATGGGAAGAAGCCGCACAAAGAGTAGAAGATGTCATTCGCGAGATCGACCCGAGCGCGTATCGCGAGGGATCTTTCTGGTATGAATTCAGGTGGGATGTGACAACGGGGGATTTTCATGACTAG
- a CDS encoding RHS repeat-associated core domain-containing protein produces MALRSYDINSKKTEQHYDALGRVTDVWLPNRSSGSQIPNVKFTYHLDNTKPSSVSTATLTNKDTYITNYALFDSLLRPLQTQAPTPQGGRLLTDTHYDTRGLAYATFADIFDNTTTPNGTYTRAEYGAAPTQTETVFDGAGRPTTSTLLVGGVKKWATTTSYTGDSTATTALDGGSAQRTITDIRGRTTETRSYAGENPADAAFGTGPGASYTSTKFTYALDGQQKTITGPDGATWSYGYDLFGRQTSADDPDKGKATTQYNALDQITKTTDSRGKSILSAYDELGRPTGTWAGSKTDANQLTGYTYDTLLKGQPTSSTRYLGGKSGVAYTQAVTAYDSMGRATHTELQLPASDPFVKAGQPATMAFETHYNTPGAVQQTKDPALGGLPSEIVGYEHDDLGNLTAIGTYLPEIDYSALTEPQMLTMGTGEDQVYVANRFEEGTGRLTRTFTQDLTHPYHLQDLNYSYDQAGNVTSISDPTTLGGTSSAETQCFTYDAHQRLTEAWTPTSQKCTDPRSATSLSGPAPYWTSYTYNTAGQRTTETQHTSAATTKTTYCYTNTDQPHTLTGTTTKTDCTSPEHTYTYDTTGNTTKRPGVADNTTQNLAWSEEGKLTRLTEDNQSTDYLYGADGTLLIRATENGERVLYAGSTELHLRADGTTWAQRYYAADGITAALRSNQTGTNKVTFLVSDHHGTSSLAIDRLDQKYTKRYTTPFGEDRGKPQYGPWPDDRGFLGKTRDTTTGLTHIGAREYDPTLGQFISVDPLLESEKPQTLNGYSYAANNPTTFSDPTGTRLADCDGGWNECGPGGNGGISDSGPVVDSGNSDSGSPSTGGTASTGSGGSVEYPAPQDPGCGFWDVKCGLKQFFHSECGFWDVKCGLNENYQAWKTVLMPDTEDAEACSQFDKLACSMLVAGFLPAGKLKKLGKLLDEGQDAKKAAEIIEEAIDLVGQVPYGEGHLGKAVQLQRLIDKKRNGNYASALLDDGTTLVAHSDSSFHSEEYLLQRAGKRKIVAAYSEREPCATGHNCESQLKNAGVKNVSWSFPWNGIGDAGRAKTNKDLNAAISKLFKG; encoded by the coding sequence TTGGCACTGCGCAGTTACGACATCAACTCCAAGAAGACCGAACAGCACTACGACGCGCTCGGCCGGGTCACCGACGTGTGGCTGCCCAACCGCTCCAGCGGCAGCCAGATCCCGAACGTCAAGTTCACCTACCACCTCGACAACACCAAGCCGTCCTCGGTATCGACCGCCACCCTGACCAACAAAGACACCTACATCACCAACTACGCCCTCTTTGACTCCCTCTTGCGGCCCCTGCAGACCCAGGCACCGACCCCGCAGGGAGGCCGGCTGCTGACCGACACCCACTACGACACCCGCGGCCTGGCCTACGCAACGTTCGCCGACATCTTCGACAACACCACCACCCCCAACGGCACCTACACCCGAGCCGAATACGGCGCCGCCCCCACCCAGACGGAGACCGTCTTCGACGGCGCCGGCCGGCCCACCACCAGCACCCTGCTCGTCGGCGGCGTCAAGAAGTGGGCCACCACCACCAGCTACACCGGCGACTCCACCGCCACCACCGCCCTCGACGGCGGCTCCGCACAGCGCACCATCACCGACATCCGCGGCCGCACCACCGAAACCCGCTCCTACGCCGGCGAAAACCCCGCCGATGCCGCCTTCGGCACCGGCCCCGGCGCCAGCTACACGTCGACCAAATTCACCTACGCTCTCGACGGCCAACAGAAGACGATCACCGGCCCGGACGGGGCCACCTGGTCCTACGGCTACGACCTGTTCGGCCGCCAGACCAGCGCCGACGACCCCGACAAGGGCAAGGCAACCACCCAGTACAACGCCCTCGACCAGATCACCAAGACCACCGACTCTCGCGGCAAGTCCATCCTGAGCGCCTACGACGAGCTTGGCCGCCCCACCGGCACCTGGGCCGGATCGAAGACAGACGCGAACCAGCTCACCGGCTACACCTACGACACCCTCCTCAAGGGCCAGCCGACCTCCTCCACCCGCTACCTCGGCGGCAAGAGCGGCGTTGCCTACACCCAGGCTGTCACCGCCTACGACAGCATGGGCCGGGCCACCCACACCGAACTGCAACTGCCTGCCAGCGACCCGTTCGTCAAGGCCGGCCAGCCGGCCACGATGGCGTTCGAGACGCACTACAACACCCCCGGGGCGGTGCAGCAGACCAAGGACCCAGCACTGGGCGGCCTGCCCTCCGAAATCGTCGGCTATGAGCACGACGACCTGGGCAACCTCACCGCCATCGGCACGTACCTGCCCGAGATCGACTACTCGGCCCTGACCGAACCGCAGATGCTCACCATGGGCACCGGCGAAGACCAGGTCTACGTCGCCAACCGCTTCGAAGAAGGCACCGGCCGCCTCACCCGCACCTTCACCCAGGACCTCACCCACCCCTACCACCTGCAGGACCTGAACTACAGTTACGACCAGGCTGGCAACGTCACCTCCATCAGCGACCCCACCACCCTCGGCGGCACCAGCAGCGCCGAAACCCAGTGCTTCACCTACGACGCCCACCAGCGGCTCACCGAAGCCTGGACCCCCACCTCCCAGAAGTGCACCGACCCCCGCAGCGCCACCTCGCTATCCGGCCCAGCCCCCTACTGGACCAGCTACACCTACAACACCGCAGGCCAGCGCACCACCGAAACCCAGCACACCAGCGCCGCCACGACCAAAACCACCTACTGCTACACCAACACCGACCAGCCCCACACCCTGACCGGCACCACCACCAAAACCGACTGCACCAGCCCCGAACATACCTACACCTACGACACCACCGGCAACACCACCAAGCGCCCCGGCGTAGCCGACAACACCACGCAGAACCTGGCCTGGTCCGAGGAAGGCAAACTCACCCGCCTCACCGAAGACAACCAGTCCACCGACTACCTATACGGCGCCGACGGAACCCTCCTCATCCGCGCCACCGAAAACGGCGAACGCGTCCTCTACGCCGGCAGTACCGAACTACACCTCCGCGCCGACGGCACCACCTGGGCCCAGCGCTACTACGCAGCAGACGGCATCACCGCCGCCCTGCGCTCCAACCAGACCGGCACCAACAAGGTCACCTTCCTCGTCAGCGACCACCACGGCACCTCCAGCCTGGCCATCGACCGCCTCGACCAGAAATACACCAAGCGCTACACCACCCCCTTCGGCGAAGACCGGGGCAAACCCCAGTACGGCCCCTGGCCCGACGACAGGGGCTTCCTTGGCAAGACACGAGACACAACCACCGGCCTCACCCACATCGGGGCGCGCGAATACGACCCCACTCTTGGTCAATTCATCAGCGTCGACCCACTACTCGAATCCGAAAAACCTCAGACCCTCAACGGATACAGTTACGCCGCAAACAACCCCACGACTTTTTCCGATCCCACCGGTACCAGGCTTGCCGATTGTGACGGTGGATGGAACGAATGCGGACCTGGTGGAAACGGCGGAATCAGCGACAGCGGGCCAGTTGTCGACAGCGGCAACAGCGATAGCGGTTCGCCATCAACAGGCGGGACAGCGTCAACCGGCAGCGGCGGCAGCGTTGAGTACCCTGCGCCACAAGATCCTGGATGTGGTTTCTGGGACGTCAAGTGCGGATTGAAGCAGTTCTTCCACAGCGAGTGTGGATTCTGGGACGTCAAGTGCGGACTCAATGAAAATTATCAGGCCTGGAAAACCGTTCTCATGCCTGATACAGAGGATGCCGAAGCCTGCTCCCAGTTTGACAAGCTCGCATGTAGCATGCTCGTCGCCGGTTTCTTGCCGGCAGGGAAACTGAAGAAGCTCGGGAAGCTTCTTGATGAGGGACAAGACGCCAAGAAGGCTGCCGAGATAATCGAGGAAGCCATTGATTTGGTAGGCCAGGTGCCCTATGGCGAAGGGCATCTCGGCAAAGCAGTGCAATTGCAGCGCTTGATTGACAAGAAGAGGAATGGAAACTACGCTTCCGCTCTGCTAGATGATGGAACCACGCTGGTGGCCCACTCCGACTCGTCCTTCCACTCTGAGGAGTACCTGCTACAGCGGGCCGGGAAGAGGAAAATCGTGGCAGCATACTCGGAACGTGAACCCTGCGCCACTGGACACAATTGCGAGTCCCAGTTGAAGAACGCTGGGGTGAAAAACGTGAGTTGGTCATTCCCGTGGAACGGGATCGGCGACGCCGGCAGGGCGAAGACGAACAAGGACCTCAACGCTGCAATCTCAAAGCTCTTCAAGGGGTAG
- a CDS encoding beta-ketoacyl-[acyl-carrier-protein] synthase family protein, whose product MGVESSWATVRSGRSTAAFDPVLESNPVRISCRVPGFDADALLGARRALRLDPFVQFALVAAREALADAGLDRETWDGARVGVVLGNGDGGPTTVEAQHRVLLSAGAGKVSPLLLPMQLPNMLAGQTAIEFGAAGPNLVVSTACASGTTAVGVARDLLLLDRCDVVLTGGSEALITPLAMAGFAQMGALSRREDDPAAASRPFDADRDGFVAGEGAGILVLERPADARARGARVRARVAGYGASADAHHMTSPHPTGAGIESAVRDALRDADAGPGDVRHVNAHGTSTPLNDLAEATMLKRVLTGDPLVTSTKGVTGHLLGAAGAVEAVFTVLSVEQSIVPPTANLTHPDPRIDIKVASTQTSLPVDLALSNSCGFGGQNAVLAVAAA is encoded by the coding sequence ATCGGGGTGGAGTCGAGCTGGGCGACGGTTCGCTCAGGGCGCTCCACGGCCGCCTTCGACCCTGTGCTGGAGTCGAACCCGGTGAGGATCTCGTGCCGCGTTCCCGGGTTCGACGCCGATGCCCTGCTGGGGGCCAGGCGTGCCCTGCGCCTGGACCCGTTCGTACAGTTCGCCCTGGTCGCCGCTCGTGAGGCGCTGGCCGATGCCGGGCTGGACCGGGAGACCTGGGACGGCGCGCGCGTCGGCGTGGTCCTGGGCAACGGCGACGGAGGGCCCACCACGGTCGAGGCCCAGCACCGGGTGCTGCTGTCGGCGGGTGCGGGCAAGGTGTCCCCGCTGCTGCTGCCGATGCAGCTACCCAACATGCTGGCGGGCCAGACGGCCATCGAGTTCGGAGCGGCCGGCCCCAACCTGGTGGTGTCCACGGCGTGCGCCTCGGGCACGACCGCCGTGGGCGTCGCCCGGGACCTGCTGCTTCTCGACCGCTGCGACGTGGTCCTGACCGGGGGCAGCGAAGCCCTGATCACGCCGCTGGCGATGGCGGGCTTCGCGCAGATGGGCGCCCTGTCCCGGCGTGAGGACGACCCCGCCGCCGCCTCGCGGCCCTTCGACGCGGACCGGGACGGGTTCGTCGCCGGGGAGGGTGCCGGCATCCTCGTCCTCGAGCGGCCGGCGGACGCCCGCGCCCGCGGTGCCCGGGTCCGGGCCCGGGTCGCGGGTTACGGGGCGTCCGCCGACGCCCACCACATGACGTCTCCCCATCCGACGGGCGCCGGTATCGAGTCGGCCGTACGCGACGCCCTGCGCGACGCGGACGCCGGACCGGGCGACGTGAGACACGTCAACGCGCACGGCACGTCGACGCCCCTGAACGACCTGGCCGAGGCCACCATGCTGAAGCGGGTACTGACCGGCGACCCACTGGTCACCTCCACCAAGGGCGTGACCGGGCACCTGCTGGGCGCCGCGGGAGCCGTGGAAGCGGTCTTCACGGTGCTCTCGGTGGAACAGTCGATCGTGCCGCCCACCGCCAACCTCACCCACCCGGATCCCCGCATCGACATCAAGGTCGCCTCGACGCAGACGTCGCTCCCCGTCGACCTGGCGCTGAGCAACTCCTGCGGCTTCGGCGGGCAGAACGCGGTTCTCGCCGTGGCCGCGGCCTGA
- the serS gene encoding serine--tRNA ligase, which yields MHDVRELIESGPEAVRRLARRDHPLDLDALEAASRRRTAAEDQVSRLRARLKAAARRDTRDAVPDEEERAAARALRDRVQEAETQARAATAELTRRLRTIPNLPLDQVPDGRSEKEAVEIRRGGPPVEAGEAGAAHHADIGERLGLFDSARATRLSGARFQVGRGPGARLERALGDFLLDLHTARHGYTEYTVPFLVNRETMMGTGQLPKFEEDLFATRVGDRELFLIPTAEVPLTNLVAGRTLTDAELPLAFTARTPCFRSEAGSYGRDTRGLLRLHQFEKVELVRVCAPADAPSQFELMTGHVEECLRRLELSYRVVLLPAGDMGFSARMTYDVEVWLPGSGAFREISSVSDCGTFQARRAGIRHRDATGRKGFAATLNGSALPIGRTVAALLEQGCRPDGSVVLPEVLVPYTGFRRLLPGGRTA from the coding sequence GTGCACGACGTACGCGAACTCATCGAGTCGGGACCCGAGGCCGTACGGCGACTGGCGCGACGCGACCACCCCCTCGATCTCGACGCCCTGGAGGCGGCCTCCCGCAGGCGGACCGCCGCCGAGGACCAGGTGAGCCGGCTGCGGGCACGGCTGAAGGCCGCGGCGCGCCGTGACACCCGCGACGCGGTCCCGGACGAGGAGGAGCGTGCGGCGGCACGCGCCTTGCGGGACCGTGTGCAGGAGGCCGAGACGCAGGCGCGCGCCGCGACCGCCGAGCTGACGCGGCGCCTGCGGACCATCCCCAACCTTCCGCTGGACCAGGTGCCGGACGGCCGGTCCGAGAAGGAGGCCGTGGAGATACGCCGGGGCGGGCCCCCGGTCGAGGCCGGCGAGGCAGGGGCGGCGCACCACGCCGATATCGGTGAGCGCCTGGGACTCTTCGACAGCGCCCGCGCCACCCGTCTGTCGGGGGCCCGGTTCCAGGTCGGCCGCGGGCCGGGAGCACGTCTGGAACGGGCGCTCGGCGACTTCCTGCTCGATCTGCACACCGCGCGGCACGGCTACACCGAGTACACGGTTCCCTTCCTCGTCAACCGGGAGACCATGATGGGCACCGGTCAGCTCCCGAAGTTCGAGGAGGACCTCTTCGCCACCCGGGTCGGCGACCGCGAGCTCTTCCTGATCCCCACCGCCGAGGTGCCCCTGACGAACCTGGTCGCCGGACGGACGCTCACCGACGCGGAACTGCCGCTCGCCTTCACCGCCCGCACCCCGTGCTTCCGCTCCGAGGCCGGTTCCTACGGGCGGGACACCCGGGGGCTGCTGCGGCTGCACCAGTTCGAGAAGGTGGAGCTGGTGCGGGTGTGCGCGCCGGCGGACGCCCCGTCGCAGTTCGAGCTGATGACAGGGCACGTCGAGGAGTGTCTGCGGCGGCTGGAACTGTCGTACCGCGTGGTCCTGCTTCCTGCCGGCGACATGGGCTTCTCCGCGCGGATGACCTACGACGTCGAGGTGTGGCTGCCGGGCAGCGGCGCCTTCCGGGAGATCTCCTCGGTCTCGGACTGCGGTACCTTCCAGGCCCGGCGGGCGGGAATCCGCCACCGCGACGCCACCGGTCGCAAGGGTTTCGCCGCGACGCTCAACGGGTCGGCGCTGCCGATCGGCCGCACGGTGGCGGCTCTCCTCGAACAGGGCTGCCGGCCCGACGGCAGCGTGGTCCTGCCGGAGGTCCTCGTCCCCTACACCGGATTCCGGAGGCTCCTGCCCGGGGGCCGTACCGCCTGA
- a CDS encoding AfsR/SARP family transcriptional regulator — protein MLSFSILGALEVHTRTGQVDIPGDLQRTLLQVLLVSEGQAVSGETLVEEMWGESTPDNQVNALQAHISRMRRRLKSLEPDRHTSRLTVHPSGYRLAVDESEIDAAQFLGKVHRAEGIVATRPAEAVGLLRSALSMWRGPVFGPLPGGSVCRLASALYDEHRLRASELLFDAELSAGRHASILAELRDAHISNPLRERFCEQLMIALYRSGRQTDALDTYRHMWKRLSEEIGVLPSPSLRSVEHAILSHDPSLTLTSAPTLCRSA, from the coding sequence GTGCTGAGCTTTTCGATTCTCGGGGCGCTAGAGGTCCACACCAGAACAGGGCAGGTCGACATACCGGGCGATCTGCAACGCACTTTATTACAGGTACTGCTGGTCAGCGAGGGGCAGGCAGTGTCAGGGGAAACGCTCGTCGAAGAGATGTGGGGGGAATCGACGCCAGACAACCAGGTGAACGCTCTCCAGGCACACATCAGCCGAATGCGGCGACGACTGAAATCCCTGGAGCCCGACCGGCATACGTCACGCCTGACCGTCCACCCGTCCGGCTACCGGCTGGCCGTGGACGAGTCCGAGATCGACGCCGCCCAGTTCCTCGGGAAGGTCCACCGGGCCGAGGGTATCGTCGCCACGCGCCCGGCCGAGGCCGTCGGTCTCCTGCGCTCCGCCCTGTCCATGTGGCGAGGCCCGGTCTTCGGGCCCCTGCCCGGCGGGTCGGTGTGCCGCCTGGCCAGCGCCCTGTACGACGAACACCGCCTGCGCGCCAGTGAGTTGCTGTTCGACGCCGAGCTCAGCGCCGGCCGCCACGCGAGCATCCTCGCCGAACTCCGCGACGCCCACATCAGCAACCCGCTGCGCGAGCGGTTCTGCGAACAGCTCATGATCGCCCTGTACCGCTCCGGCCGGCAGACCGATGCGCTGGACACGTATCGCCACATGTGGAAGCGCCTCTCCGAGGAGATCGGGGTGCTCCCCTCCCCGTCACTGCGAAGCGTGGAACACGCGATCCTCTCCCACGATCCGTCCCTCACCCTGACCAGTGCCCCCACGCTCTGCCGGTCCGCGTGA
- a CDS encoding DHA2 family efflux MFS transporter permease subunit — protein MTTATPDATRGKGLLLTFICVGIFMVYLDSTIVNVALPEIQQDLSADLTQLQWVINAYALVVACLLLTAGTLGDIFGRKRIFLGGLVGFLAASALCALAPNYEFLLVARVLQGAAGSIMIPVSLALVSTTYPQPAARARAIGIWAGIGGLALAAGPVLGGVLVDAFGWQSIFWVNLPFGLAALAVLAGKLAESKAPNRRRADITGQVLFVVAMATLVYGLIEASARGWSDPVILGSFVVAAVALAAFIAWELRSEDPMLPMNLFRSPVLVVAGAVNFLGLFGLYGSIFLLTFYLQEVNGLSTTEAGVRFLALNVSIMVFSYVASVAAAKFGPKVPILIGSLASAVGLFALAQLEPGSGFGSYWWAMALLGAGVSLVGAPATVALLASVRPEQAGTASGVSNTFRQVGSVFGVALTGTLLIQHLHDAVPGAMKNVRLDPAARGEATGLLSSGDLSAIAGLPEQARQPVRDAVAPIFTDGLQIGFTAAAVGTIIGGLLALVILPSRKKMAEARAAAADPTPGPADASRAASV, from the coding sequence ATGACAACTGCGACCCCGGACGCCACCCGCGGAAAAGGTCTGTTGCTGACCTTCATCTGCGTCGGCATCTTCATGGTGTACCTCGACTCCACCATCGTGAACGTGGCCCTGCCGGAGATCCAGCAGGACCTGTCGGCAGACCTGACCCAGCTCCAGTGGGTCATCAACGCCTACGCGCTCGTCGTCGCCTGTCTCCTGCTCACGGCGGGGACGCTCGGCGACATCTTCGGACGCAAGCGCATCTTCCTCGGCGGTCTGGTGGGATTCCTCGCCGCGTCGGCCCTCTGCGCGCTCGCGCCGAACTACGAGTTCCTGCTGGTCGCCCGTGTGCTGCAGGGTGCCGCGGGATCCATCATGATCCCGGTCTCACTGGCCCTCGTCTCCACCACCTACCCGCAGCCCGCCGCGAGGGCCCGTGCCATCGGTATCTGGGCCGGCATCGGCGGACTCGCCCTCGCCGCGGGTCCGGTGCTCGGCGGCGTCCTCGTGGACGCCTTCGGCTGGCAGTCGATCTTCTGGGTCAATCTGCCCTTCGGCCTGGCCGCGCTGGCCGTCCTGGCCGGCAAGCTCGCCGAAAGCAAGGCACCGAACCGCCGCCGCGCCGACATCACCGGGCAGGTCCTCTTCGTCGTGGCCATGGCCACCCTCGTGTACGGGCTGATCGAAGCCAGCGCCCGGGGGTGGAGCGACCCGGTCATCCTCGGTTCCTTCGTCGTCGCCGCCGTCGCCCTGGCCGCCTTCATCGCGTGGGAGCTGCGCAGCGAGGACCCGATGCTGCCGATGAACCTCTTCCGCAGCCCCGTCCTCGTCGTGGCCGGCGCCGTCAACTTCCTCGGCCTGTTCGGCCTGTACGGCAGCATCTTCCTGCTGACCTTCTATCTGCAGGAGGTCAACGGCCTGTCGACCACCGAGGCCGGCGTCCGGTTCCTCGCCCTGAACGTGTCGATCATGGTGTTCTCGTACGTCGCGAGTGTGGCCGCCGCCAAGTTCGGCCCGAAGGTTCCGATCCTGATCGGCTCGCTGGCGAGCGCTGTCGGCCTCTTCGCACTGGCCCAGTTGGAGCCGGGCAGCGGATTCGGCTCCTACTGGTGGGCGATGGCGCTGCTCGGCGCCGGTGTCTCCCTCGTCGGAGCGCCGGCGACCGTCGCGCTGCTCGCCTCAGTCCGCCCGGAGCAGGCCGGGACCGCATCGGGTGTCTCCAACACGTTCCGGCAGGTCGGCAGCGTGTTCGGCGTGGCCCTGACGGGCACCCTGCTGATCCAGCACCTGCACGACGCGGTCCCCGGCGCGATGAAGAACGTGCGGTTGGATCCGGCGGCGCGCGGCGAGGCGACCGGTCTGCTGTCCTCGGGCGACCTGAGCGCCATCGCCGGGCTGCCGGAGCAGGCGCGGCAGCCGGTGCGCGACGCCGTGGCTCCGATCTTCACCGACGGACTCCAGATCGGCTTCACGGCGGCCGCCGTCGGCACCATCATCGGGGGCCTGCTGGCGCTGGTGATCCTGCCCAGCCGCAAGAAGATGGCCGAGGCCAGGGCCGCCGCCGCAGATCCGACCCCGGGACCCGCCGACGCCTCCCGTGCCGCCTCTGTGTGA